In one candidate division KSB1 bacterium genomic region, the following are encoded:
- a CDS encoding pyruvate, phosphate dikinase, translating to MSIKMVYSFGDGKAEGKSEMKHLLGGKGANLAEMSNLGIRVPAGFTITTEVCKRYYANDHKYPQELEAQVKEAISEVENSMGAKFNDSTNPLLLSVRSGARASMPGMMDTVLNLGLNDVSVQGIIKQSNNERYAWDSYRRFVQMYGDVVMDLKPESKEAEDPFEVIIDEMKAVRGVKLDADLIAADVKELVTLFKMLIKEKKGADFPTDPWEQLWGSIGAVFNSWMNQRAITYRKLNGIPADWGTAINVQAMVFGNMGDDCATGVAFTRDPATGENVFFGEYLINAQGEDVVAGTRTPQQITQKHSQLTAIQCDMPEEVRKEKALSLEEYMPEAYQELVGIYKKLDHHYRDMQDIEFTIQRNKLWMLQTRNGKRTAEAAVRIAVEMVDEGLITRDEAVLRINPNQLEHLLHPQFDPEAKKNVVAKGLPASPGAATGRVVFHADEAEVWVERGEKVILVRIETSPEDIGGMHVANGILTSRGGMTSHAAVVARGMGTCCVAGVGTLNISYSNREIRIGDLVIKEGDNISLNGTTGEVMTGEVATIESQLSGNFGRLMEWADGIRKLNVRTNADTPHDSKVARNFGAEGIGLCRTEHMFFEGDRIKAVREMILADDEAGRRSALDKLLPMQKGDFYEILKVMKDLPVTIRTLDPPLHEFLPHEEKQQQEMADEMGISLEDVRNKVESLSEFNPMLGHRGCRLGIVYPEITEMQAHAIIAATCELVKEGINVYPEIMIPLIGTKEELIHQREIIEKVAKRVQEEYGIEVDYSIGTMIEIPRAVLIADKIAEVADFFSFGTNDLTQLTYGYSRDDAGKFLAAYQEMNILPEDPFQVLDQEGVGQLVKMGVEKGRSTKPDLKIGICGEHGGEPKSVEFCHKVGMNYVSCSPYRVPIARLAAAQAVLKEK from the coding sequence ATGTCTATTAAAATGGTATACTCCTTTGGCGATGGCAAAGCTGAAGGCAAATCTGAAATGAAACATTTGTTGGGAGGAAAAGGAGCAAACTTAGCTGAAATGAGCAACCTGGGAATTCGGGTTCCCGCTGGTTTTACAATTACAACCGAAGTTTGCAAAAGGTACTATGCAAATGACCATAAATATCCCCAGGAATTAGAAGCCCAGGTTAAAGAAGCTATTTCTGAAGTTGAAAATAGTATGGGCGCTAAATTTAATGATTCGACCAACCCGCTTTTGCTATCGGTCAGGTCAGGCGCTCGGGCTTCGATGCCGGGGATGATGGACACTGTCCTTAACCTCGGCTTAAATGATGTAAGCGTTCAGGGGATTATTAAACAATCTAACAACGAACGCTATGCCTGGGATTCTTATCGTCGATTTGTTCAGATGTATGGCGATGTCGTTATGGATTTGAAGCCGGAATCAAAAGAAGCAGAGGATCCGTTTGAAGTTATTATCGATGAAATGAAGGCTGTTCGGGGCGTTAAACTAGATGCGGATCTCATAGCAGCTGACGTAAAGGAATTGGTTACCCTTTTTAAAATGTTGATTAAAGAAAAGAAAGGAGCCGATTTCCCAACAGATCCCTGGGAACAGTTATGGGGGTCTATCGGCGCTGTATTTAATTCCTGGATGAACCAAAGAGCGATCACTTATCGAAAACTGAATGGAATCCCAGCAGATTGGGGAACAGCCATAAATGTTCAGGCGATGGTTTTTGGAAATATGGGTGATGATTGTGCAACCGGCGTTGCCTTTACTCGTGACCCGGCTACAGGCGAGAATGTGTTTTTTGGAGAGTATTTAATAAATGCACAGGGTGAAGATGTTGTTGCGGGAACTCGAACACCTCAACAAATCACCCAAAAGCATAGTCAACTAACAGCTATTCAATGCGATATGCCGGAAGAGGTCAGGAAAGAAAAAGCTTTATCATTAGAAGAATATATGCCTGAAGCATATCAGGAATTGGTTGGAATATACAAAAAACTGGATCATCATTACCGGGATATGCAAGATATTGAGTTTACAATTCAACGAAACAAATTGTGGATGCTTCAAACCAGGAATGGCAAAAGAACAGCAGAAGCAGCTGTTCGAATCGCAGTGGAAATGGTAGATGAAGGATTAATCACTCGCGATGAAGCGGTACTGAGAATTAACCCGAATCAACTCGAACATCTGCTGCACCCGCAATTTGATCCTGAAGCGAAAAAAAATGTAGTTGCTAAAGGATTACCGGCATCGCCAGGTGCTGCAACGGGTAGGGTTGTATTTCATGCCGATGAGGCGGAGGTGTGGGTGGAACGAGGAGAAAAAGTCATCCTGGTCCGAATCGAAACCTCACCGGAGGATATTGGGGGAATGCATGTAGCTAATGGAATTTTAACCTCCCGAGGTGGCATGACTTCTCATGCCGCGGTTGTAGCGCGTGGAATGGGTACTTGTTGTGTTGCAGGTGTTGGCACTTTGAATATAAGCTACTCGAATCGAGAAATCCGAATTGGAGATCTCGTAATTAAAGAGGGCGATAATATTTCTTTAAATGGAACGACGGGTGAGGTTATGACGGGAGAGGTAGCAACGATCGAATCCCAGCTATCCGGAAATTTTGGCAGGTTGATGGAATGGGCAGATGGCATCCGCAAATTGAATGTTCGCACCAATGCAGATACGCCACATGATTCCAAAGTGGCCCGGAATTTCGGTGCGGAAGGAATTGGACTTTGTCGAACAGAGCACATGTTTTTTGAAGGGGATCGTATAAAAGCGGTGCGGGAAATGATTTTAGCTGATGATGAAGCGGGTCGTCGCTCTGCGCTCGACAAACTGCTTCCCATGCAAAAAGGCGATTTTTACGAAATCCTAAAAGTTATGAAAGATTTACCGGTAACCATTCGTACTCTTGATCCACCGTTGCATGAATTTTTACCTCACGAAGAAAAGCAACAGCAAGAGATGGCCGATGAAATGGGTATTTCTTTGGAAGATGTGAGGAACAAAGTTGAAAGCCTAAGCGAGTTCAATCCGATGTTAGGCCATCGCGGTTGCCGCCTGGGCATTGTTTACCCGGAAATAACCGAAATGCAAGCTCATGCAATCATTGCAGCAACTTGTGAATTGGTAAAAGAAGGGATCAACGTTTACCCGGAAATTATGATCCCCCTCATTGGAACCAAAGAAGAATTGATCCACCAGCGGGAAATTATTGAGAAAGTTGCCAAAAGGGTTCAAGAAGAATACGGCATAGAAGTCGATTATTCAATTGGAACAATGATTGAAATTCCCCGAGCGGTTCTTATCGCAGACAAGATTGCCGAAGTTGCCGATTTCTTTTCTTTTGGTACCAACGATTTAACCCAGCTTACTTATGGATACAGCAGGGATGACGCAGGAAAGTTTTTGGCAGCGTATCAAGAGATGAATATTCTTCCGGAAGATCCGTTCCAGGTATTAGATCAGGAAGGAGTCGGACAGCTTGTCAAGATGGGTGTGGAAAAAGGTAGATCTACTAAACCGGATCTTAAAATCGGAATATGCGGAGAACACGGAGGAGAGCCGAAATCCGTTGAATTCTGCCACAAAGTGGGAATGAATTATGTTAGCTGTTCACCATACAGGGTGCCAATTGCCAGGTTAGCCGCTGCACAAGCGGTTTTAAAAGAGAAATAG